AGGCGATGGCCGTCAGTCGCAGCAGCCTTCAGAACCGGTTCGTCTTCGTCCGACACATGCAGGAAAATACCGTTGAGATAATAGCGTGTCTCTTCGGTGCTGATTGCGAAGCGGGTGCGATCAACCATTTCGGCCAGGGTCTTGGCCGGCAATTCGAACGATGTTGGCAGGTCCCCTTCCACGATAACCGGGAAATCATCCTTTGGCAGGGTCGGCAGCTGGAACCGGCTCCGGCCAGCTTTCACTGTCATCCGGTTATCGGCGGTTTCCAGGCTAACCTGGCTGCCATCGGGCAGCTTGCGGGCAATATCGAACAGCAAATGCGCCGAAACTGTCGAGGCACCCGCGGCCTCTACATTAGCAGCAGACATGGTTTCCACGACCTGCAGATCGAGATCGGTCGCCATCACCTTCACCGAACCGCCATCGCTGGCATCGATCAGAATGTTGGACAGGATCGGGATCGTATTGCGGCGTTCCACCACAGACTGGACGTGGGAGAGGCAACGGAGCAGCGTCGCGCGTTCGATAGTGGCCTTCATCGGTCCTTCTCTCGTCTCTTATGCGCCGCCCAGGGATGCAGATCACTCTGCCGGAATCGCCAGGAGCGCCGGGGATATGTGTCAAAGACCTTACCGCGCCTGCGAAAGCGGGCAAGGAGTAAGCGCCAAGGCCACGGATTCCTTGGGGATAACCGGCACGATTTGACCGGAATCGGCGTCACCTATTGGTGATCACGCACTTACCATCGCCATGCCGCCATTCACATGCAGAGTCTGCCCTGTGACATAGCCGGCTTCCTGGCTCGCAAGATAGGCGACCGCCGCGCCGATATCAGTGCCCTCACCCATCTTGGCCATCGGAATACGGGCATTGATGGTGGCTTTCTGATCATCCGTCAGCTGCTCGGTCATAGCCGTGCGAATGAATCCGGGAGCCACGCAGTTGACCGTGATCCCCCGGCTGGCCAATTCCTGTGCCAGCGCCTTGGACATGCCGGTCAGCCCGGCTTTGGACGCAACATAGTTCATCTGGCCCGGATTGCCGGTCGCGCCGACGACGCTGGTTATCGAGATGATCCGGCCAAACCTGGCCTTCATCATAGGCCGCGCGGCGGCACGCATCAGGCGGAAAGAGGACTCCAGATTGATCTTCATCACCTGGTCCCATTCCTCGTCCTTCATCCGCATCGCGAGATTGTCCCGCGTGACACCCGCATTGTTGACGAGAATATCCATCCTGCCGAGCGAATCGATGGTCGCTGGAATCAGTTCCTCGACCTGGGTCGTATCGGAAAGATTGCAGGTAATCTCGACGTGGTCGTGACCAAACTCAGCGTTAAGCTCTTCGCGAAAAGCGCGCAGCTTGTCTCCATTGGAGCCTGACAGCGCCAAGCGGGCACCTTGCGCGGCAAGCGAACGGGCAATCGAGGATCCGATCCCGCCACTCGCTCCGGTCACAAGTGCGGTCATTCCTTCAAGCGAGAACATCAGATTATCTCCGTCAAAATTCGTGCAGTGCCTCTCGCCTTAGCGAACCGATTGGTCAATCCTCGATGGGCTGCTCTGCCGCCTTTGGCGCGAAATTTACGCGCCGGCGCTCCTTGATTTTACCGCCGACCAGAACTCCTTCGACCAGCTCGTATCCGAGGAGCGCAATGATGCGCTCTCCCAGAAATATCGGGCGTGAATTTCCATACCAATCGGTGCAGGAAGCCTCGCAGCCATCTTCGTCTGCACTATCGACGGCATATTCGCTGCCCTGGCTATCTTTTGCCACCCGGTCTTCATCGATCGGGTCACGGGGGACCGAATAAAGATTGCCCGCCGGCGAAAACTTGCGAGCATCGCGGCGCAAGTAGAAGATCGAGGAAGCCTCGCCCAGGAACTCGCCTCCATCGTCATTCACATCACTGACAACGGGCAGGGCCAAAGTGCCGCTGGTGCCCGACTTATCGCCAGGATTGGACCGAAAATAGAACGCCTGACTGCGGTTCTCGCCTTCATCGGCATTGGGTAGGAAATAGGTATCAAGCCGTTCTGCCGTGAGCAGTTGATGATCCAGCCCTATGGCAGAAAAGCCCAGCGCATCATTTGGACCAGGACCGATGACCACGGGATCGATGCCCATCTTGTCTATCCGGGTGACACCATGATCGAGGCGCACTTTCTGGACCCAGCGGGCATCCAGTGGCGTTACGAAGACCCCAGGAGACTGCTCCTCGTCACCGTAGTCTCCGCCACCATAGAGCAGGAAGCGTCCAACATACCGGTTCAGGACGCGGTACCCATCCACCGGCGCAAGTTCGCGGTAGGCACCTGGTTGGGCCTGCGCCGATCCATCACCAAAGTCATCAAGATCAAGTGCCAGCAACGCCAGCGGACCGTCGACATATTCACTGGCCCACATCGGGCCGTTCGCTCCATCTTCTTCGACCATCACGAACAGCTTGTTTTCCTCGCCATCCTGCAAAAAAGAAAACTGGTCGATTGGCGCCCCGGAGACACCAATAGCCTTAATGTCACCATGGTCAGGAATCACGTAGAGCATGCTCGGATTGTCACGGTCCCGGCGTCGCGTTCGCCAATCATTCGGCGCTTGTGTCCAGACATACACAGCATCACGGGTGATGTAGAATTCGCGTGAATTTCCACCCACTACTGCGCGCGTCT
This is a stretch of genomic DNA from Parerythrobacter jejuensis. It encodes these proteins:
- the fabG gene encoding 3-oxoacyl-[acyl-carrier-protein] reductase; its protein translation is MFSLEGMTALVTGASGGIGSSIARSLAAQGARLALSGSNGDKLRAFREELNAEFGHDHVEITCNLSDTTQVEELIPATIDSLGRMDILVNNAGVTRDNLAMRMKDEEWDQVMKINLESSFRLMRAAARPMMKARFGRIISITSVVGATGNPGQMNYVASKAGLTGMSKALAQELASRGITVNCVAPGFIRTAMTEQLTDDQKATINARIPMAKMGEGTDIGAAVAYLASQEAGYVTGQTLHVNGGMAMVSA
- a CDS encoding beta-propeller domain-containing protein; this encodes MRIIFAVLVSAILLGGCATLPQSAGPDSGVPMFTSDAQVDRYFAELKKEDARREADKDPDYEQEIIVTATMIPAAPTITNVQEIGVDEGGIVKASGDYLIVLRRGRIFTIRHGDKNLDPVDAIDVFPPGDRNPDDTWYDELLVTGSTILSIGYSYGEDGTEISRFTMAEDGSLSYRDTHYIGSSDYYSSRNYASRLIGEELVFYAPVPVSASDWRDGLPAIRKRMADGTTKAVADPGGADRLGIAARYLKEFQPAASILHAVTRCNAASDDFDCETRAVVGGNSREFYITRDAVYVWTQAPNDWRTRRRDRDNPSMLYVIPDHGDIKAIGVSGAPIDQFSFLQDGEENKLFVMVEEDGANGPMWASEYVDGPLALLALDLDDFGDGSAQAQPGAYRELAPVDGYRVLNRYVGRFLLYGGGDYGDEEQSPGVFVTPLDARWVQKVRLDHGVTRIDKMGIDPVVIGPGPNDALGFSAIGLDHQLLTAERLDTYFLPNADEGENRSQAFYFRSNPGDKSGTSGTLALPVVSDVNDDGGEFLGEASSIFYLRRDARKFSPAGNLYSVPRDPIDEDRVAKDSQGSEYAVDSADEDGCEASCTDWYGNSRPIFLGERIIALLGYELVEGVLVGGKIKERRRVNFAPKAAEQPIED